Proteins from a genomic interval of Toxoplasma gondii ME49 chromosome Ia, whole genome shotgun sequence:
- a CDS encoding hypothetical protein (encoded by transcript TGME49_294740), translating to MATHITQQMDSRTCMLALQGTFEEESEEENERRLERTGDGALEARAAKDAAQKAEKGASVQPRLSRGGRRPAEGLACADGGLQERKESEKHGEGEGRLSERGEVRDLERRGIEARCVVECLSDSRWGSEDRRDASQHGLDRHESRQREEAGEARDEEDLDRKEPDFGEETGGRRGEGDIEETQRSQDEEKETCGELGCYGRRDRESEGEKRGDAGGRTRWGKRFSDEDEEETRIKGERELLREQWLGEIEEGVRKEETRAKIARAAEDEESAASEQEKPGDSACRGGRETTFREREGDWQSARYLGGSGEMAEGEEDEETSVRKAIARIWGRGTANAAQMVQSFQRQDPHASRALVESSQEGEAIANGEEEEEKKEGEDEDEQEEESAEEEEESAEEEEEAAEEEEEAAEEEEEEEAEEEEEEEAEEEEEEEVEEEEEEEVEEEEEEEVEEEEDEEAEEEEEEEEEVEEEEGCFSTGDVKLARCLLSGKRGGVFGGVPERQIPRLSLEMRCSSEGESSRLSSRDERPNRSIEEDEGPTDEALCVLSSSSMAALLRVVQKLPFESLVSFCCEYLRQLNSHLRCVHDLFRRREKQFRSYVTRCRRRTQASPSSSPRGSPSFSSSPPASPSSASPSSASPSSASSSSSHTCSSLGSMASSPPLCSPSSGSPDGVSRGEQRATRRRRGVSAAPREVPDGPVSSFSAARRARRCFPLHAGGAFDRRTGEEGAAFARDDLTRVSWADACEDWATCRLSRLRAIQRCCQVCTEPVLQLLSCAYLVRLLTWSKDKRELAFPVEPSSLAALVNALSTHRLQLLQLHKIHFPSLDRAVAALARLYVQSVAVSQVLPVFRGLLHSEFAGSLSLVLHVRSPLPFLFERDKRLLRGYEARASVGAAHGGGICFRDRDTAPPERCAVSACTAGSPPFHRGKAESGETRKMSKSGQALSVCGTRGVSLCPEFPARVGSPPGGASGAWRFFFSRPSRLERTRELACMRAEQEAREAHRVLASFRRFSSEQRAFPSLKMDDLSDTSLPLPCSFSLSAWYPAVLSRLLTRLLHGGGVSPSSAFLPASSSAGPSSSSLLSASTSRVCLSPASSASLLSREAASVSVPARSVSGAGLSPSGGPPVGREPRREESGGDAFSREARAGVSTVAPATLQLCRAVLFAFHAALKKFMVEAEVARRVYPSALSLTAQQVEAGAFAHAHVAAEFARYLADLSHCLSEQAAGRQPSAGRDEEKTAEEARDAGDGENERAEAEEGGKADDDEEEEEGQREGGGETDEEAFFVSWTVLEDKESCVKAAQALAEGASSAAHAVRRLGATRVRSSSFLPGWSFSRGGGTLELARGNSAGDRHASSDGELVFFLGKAYRWRAQSREEGAAGDSDCPGTRSAAQRTAETESRGETKPGSARAAAEPRAIQVSCDEEDLLCAQVNALTQLVLFCAQVETPFAALATASQRRRESHVGRQRASELRRQREETQVKRQGEVRATRQRGIDLGRREREDFLFDSDSHSEKSLCVPRARGQTLNAEDEGKRLVHAGAWSDEETPQSSREPSPLRTQNDGTRERRRREQTRPEVKHASPSPSSLSKAEADEEEDEDVEESAESLIWREELRAGFAREAARFATLAQELKDRLVGLVTADAVHRIRSQPFIPSLPLSAVFAALLSPSREDGAPSLLSASLRLLPQCRVAVWEASMARVGEELVHAVLHTRLVPPQFSLGSLWPVTRAESPQSDLSEVLFASSAQTRRFSRTLARFVSTAWVLLLAYFSAPVAFDVSGSVASSAVSARAGTSRRSASALAFRRSVSFLRSLEAFLRAPPDAVAAHLSQMVRQQFPGLGFALLTRKEVRNNRENELLPAHVCVHHAPRTSTTRPSVAPDKRSSRHGSEASVEAPRAPPRARETVFSQGQTEGRGAWGCGDCGGDIEGGGRRRGLRKERAAWTWKSSLRPAQKRVAEEEQIAAEERAAGCVETLLRCGVNAEKFAANLLRLRPDLRQATREKALAEICEKLSRSRRQAAHAVAKARQARRDASGAPGWGPLAKETPLGEETSPWDQRAEQAKPDTEQERAVLARGNLGGQRRENNARVQLAVAGAPARGGGWGPGKKTFAETLKESGKTRKETKPKRATEVDRSRQVGMKARTAREDRQSKRDPQRAEDKKIQTSKCPSLTENESSGEGDRGLPHGVLKKGNAEMRLHSPHFLRNGDPPKSSFSFDVSASVGVHLSKETLPHGWPGKDVSSRTSPSLSLDSVSPCSLSLDSVSPHLASVSTAAALPSLLSTTSLSLASEISGRRVREGNSTFFGENVTAFSSAPSSCSFSPPSSSSASSSSSSLFSASSPVSTVPSMRPEKARSPALVLGSCGGGAGPVETQRGRDMPGEGGDLRGLPSENVSFREAREASAGAREDAKRGERRGERVEAGLHQEPPHMQSEGEREQCVPVALACLTPNTEKMVSEKSSCVGSSSLSLALLPLSDVSPSSPDVPVGQTTAEGAAVADFSSSLPFSCKTGETEQIFHFRRSSGDGSEEKEFGHLLNGCRQAAPGERRLSAFSTKGNWRSFTREEGGEEAREDGEEGEGERGEGKREEGRPWSASSTLPLLAAVARGRRELWGDKKSGLSVCCSDSVESRTASESEDRKRGAEAQRVREAACMRLRAERLEFFPKKKQPSQGKVGEDKRWVTCPQRRSDRRRPARRRGPVPPRKRTSQEINDKVSSSWGRAGRRDSDPPDTRSEQTVSGFVWQQGYLPPGTSRYFPELFTEFFCRGQREGRTSFEHALARFLTELPVETEERRSGDACVEAAGSSRESGESFTSFSQKAKTQELNFRQEAKQDRDCSTEKNERHGVTEREKTNLVRVWWRLEGQLLRIAASPAEIFSEAVLLVGDFCCVVEDGEREEARDGAKRCLGCGVFREQRGDGLGREGGGDGQRGVCGETRRERSREIRESRESREKTEDETEGKSEADVPDESKTMWHDLDYEWIDAEDALRDTPGYRLTLTFWDGVRAPLHIFFSSPRRRRLWARTLRAAIARASLRVIQQAPPGDDFCVSSRSSSFSSPSSSFSSPSSSFFSASPSLAFSDLPRRSSVSSASPSPPSSACLASGVSVRDRRKRNAGLFFERTDAPGRHTTSSSLFRSPLSPSSRSDPCVLVYSEHPNAPHSGTTVYFPSPFVFSPFSDSSRSSSARSASGCSPSSPESRVFPAEGKPTLWKGAPSLASGPDASRGGAVSEALSRFRELLGLSPLAPQDAKAVPCEAPEPPSASPQKTRFFSLFSQKARDKHRRQRVERTASRGDVEAGDPRPRRWGEGNEQREEQGGGCTENGRTQPTPGATETGRERGHRGRPQRSCKEIPLPARNEKNGGTLLVAVSHSEASRFSPVEIVGSASERDWCFPEDVCLSDRVAHAPGNILSSLSPPFSNFLGLFGGSF from the exons ATGGCGACTCACATTACTCAGCAAATGGACTCCAGGACCTGCATGCTCGCACTCCAGGGCACCTTCGAGGAGGAATCCGAGGAGGAGAATGAACGGCGTCTCGAGCGGACTGGCGACGGCGCTCTGGAGGCCAGGGCCGCGAAGGACGCCGCccagaaggcggagaagggaGCGTCTGTACAGCCGAGGCTCtcgagaggcggcaggcgTCCTGCTGAGGGCCTCGCATGCGCCGACGGAGGCctgcaggagaggaaggagagcgagaaacacggtgaaggagaagggagacttTCAGAAAGGGGAGAGGTTCGTGacttggagagaagagggatcGAAGCGAGGTGTGTCGTGGAATGTCTGTCGGATTCTCGCTGGGGGTCTGAGGACCGCAGAGATGCTAGCCAACATGGACTGGACAGGCACGAGagtcgacagcgagaagaggcgggTGAGGCgagggacgaagaagacctcGACAGGAAGGAGCCGGACTTtggagaggagactggaggcagacgaggcgagggagacatcgaggaaacgcagaggtcgcaggacgaagaaaaagaaacttGCGGGGAACTTGGGTGctacggaagaagagaccgcgaaagcgaaggagagaaaagaggggaTGCGGGGGGACGCACGCGATGGGGCAAACGCTTTtccgacgaggacgaagaggagactcgGATTAAGGGTGAGAGAGAACTTCTCAGGGAACAGTGGCTCGGAGAGATAGAAGAAGGcgtgagaaaagaagagaccaGAGCAAAGATCGCGAGGGcggcagaggacgaagaatcGGCGGCAAGCGAACAGGAAAAGCCGGGggacagcgcatgcagaggaggcCGAGAGACGACGTTCAGAGAGCGCGAAGGAGACTGGCAGAGTGCACGGTATCTAGGGGGATCTGGTGAGATGgctgaaggcgaagaagacgaggagacaagcgTCAGAAAGGCGATCGCACGCATCTGGGGAAGGGGGACGGCGAACGCGGCCCAGATGGTTCAAAGCTTCCAAAGACAAGATCCTCATGCGTCTCGTGCTTTAGTGGAAAGCAGTCAAGAGGGTGAAGCAATCGcgaacggcgaggaagaagaagagaaaaaagagggagaagatgaagatgagcaggaggaggaatcggcagaagaagaggaggaatcggcagaagaagaggaggaagcggcagaagaagaggaggaagcggcagaagaagaagaggaggaagaggcagaagaagaggaggaggaagaggcagaagaagaggaggaggaagaggtagaagaagaggaggaggaagaggtagaagaagaggaggaggaagaggtagaagaagaagaggatgaagaggcagaagaggaggaagaagaggaggaagaggtagaagaagaagagggttGTTTTTCGACTGGGGACGTAAAACTGgctcggtgtctcctttccggGAAGCGTGGGGGAGTCTTCGGTGGCGTTCCGGAACGCCAGATCCCGCGGTTGTCTCTCGAGATGCGTTGTTCGTCTGAAGGCGAGAGTTCGAGGCTGTCCTCGCGAGACGAAAGGCCGAACCGAAGCatagaggaagacgagggacCGACGGACGAGGCCCTCTGTGTCCTTTCGTCCTCCTCCATGGCGGCGCTGCTGCGAGTCGTGCAGAAACTTCCGTTTGAAagtctcgtttccttttgttGTGAGTATCTTCGGCAACTGAACTCTCATCTTCGCTGTGTCCATGATCTCTTCCGtcgacgagagaagcaatTTCGCTCCTACGTGACCCGCTGTCGCCGCCGTACACAggcttctccatcttcctctcctcgtgggtctccgtcgttttcttcttctcctcctgcctctccttcctctgcctctccttcctctgcctctccttcctctgcctcttcctcttcttctcataCTTGCTCTTCTTTGGGTTCGAtggcgtcttcgcctcctctctgctcgccCTCCTCTGGGTCCCCAGATGGTGTGTCTCGAGGCGAACAGCGAGCCACGAGGCGCCGgcgcggtgtctctgcagctccgaGGGAGGTTCCAGACggtcctgtctcctccttctctgcggcgcGTCGAGCGCGACGATGTtttccgctgcatgcaggcggtGCCTTCGATCGACGaacgggagaggaaggcgcggCCTTCGCCAGAGACGACTTGACGCGAGTCTCCTGGGCAGACGCCTGTGAGGATTGGGCAACatgtcgcctttctcggcttcgtGCCATCCAGCGGTGTTGCCAGGTGTGTACGGAGCCGGTGCTTCAGCTGCTCTCTTGCGCGTACTTGGTTCGGCTTCTCACGTGGAGTAAAGACAAGCGAGAGCTCGCTTTCCCCGTGGAACCCAGCTCTCTCGCGGCCCTCGTCAACGCGCTGTCGACGCAccgtctgcagctgctgcaacTCCACAAGATCCACTTCCCTTCCCTGGACCGAGCGGTGGCGGCTCTCGCCCGCCTGTACGTGCAGAGCGTCGCGGTCTCCCAGGTCCTCCCCGTCTTCCGCGGACTGCTACACTCCGAATTCGCcggctctctgtctctggtcCTCCACGTCCGATCGCCTCTGCCGTTTCTTTTCGAGCGAGACAAAAGGCTCCTGCGGGGCTACGAGGCGCGCGCGAGCGTCGGGGCAGCCCACGGCGGGGGGATCTGCTTCCGGGACCGAGACACAGCGCCTCCGGAGCGTTGTGcggtctctgcatgcaccgctgGGTCTCCGCCGTTTCACAGGGGGAAGGCGGAGTCTGGAGAGACTCGAAAGATGTCGAAAAGCGGCCAGGCGCTCTCGGTGTGTGGAACGCGAggtgtctccctctgtccTGAGTTTCCAGCCCGCGTAGGGTCTCCTCCTGGGGGCGCCTCTGGAGCctggcgcttcttcttctcccgacCTTCGCGGTTGGAAAGGACGCGGgagcttgcatgcatgcgtgcggaacaggaggcgcgcgaggcgcaccgcgtcctcgcttcctttcgtcgcttctcctcggAGCAACGCGCGTTTCCGAGTCTCAAAATGGACGACCTCTCCGATACTTCCCTGCCTCTGccctgctccttctctctctccgcgtgGTATCCAGCCgtcctctctcgacttctgacgcgcctcctccacggcggcggcgtctctccgtcttctgccttccttcccgcgtcttcttctgcgggtccgtcctcttcttcgctcttgtctGCTTCAActtctcgcgtctgtttGTCACCGGCCTCAtccgcgtctctgctctcgcgaGAGGCCGCGAGTGTCTCTGTGCCTGCGCGCTCCGTGTCCGGCGCcggtctgtctccttccggGGGACCTCCTGTGGGGCGCGAGccgagacgcgaggagagcggcggagacgccttctcgagagaggcgagagcgggCGTTTCCACGGTCGCGCCGGCGACTCTGCAACTCTGTCGCGCCGTGCTCTTTGCCTTCCACGCGGCTTTGAAGAAGTTCATGGTCGAGGCAGAGGTCGCTCGCCGCGTTTACCCCTCGGCGCTCTCCCTCACTGCCCAGCAAGTGGAGGCGGGCGccttcgcgcatgcacacgtGGCCGCGGAATTCGCTCGGTACTTGGCCGACTTGTCTCACTGCCTCTCCGAGCAGGCGGCGGGGAGACAGCCGTCTGCaggacgagacgaagagaaaacggcggaagaagcgagagacgcaggagatggagagaacgaaagagcggaagcggaagaggggggaaaggccgacgacgacgaagaagaagaagaagggcagagagaaggcggtggagagacggacgaaGAGGCCTTTTTCGTATCTTGGACTGTTTTGGAGGACAAAGAATCGTGTGTCAAAGCCGCACAAGCCCTTGCAGAGGGAGCCTCGAGCGCTGCGCATGCGGTTCGGCGTCTTGGCGCGACGAGGGTgcggtcttcttcgtttctccccgGCTGGTCCTTTTCCAGAGGAGGGGGGACCCTCGAGCTCGCGAGAGGGAACAGCGCGGGCGACAGGCATGCGAGCTCGGACGGAGaactcgtcttctttctagGCAAGGCCTACCGGTGGCGAGCACAGTCACGCGAGGAAGGAGCTGCTGGGGACAGCGACTGCCCTGGGACTCGCTCGGCGGCGCAGCgaacagcggagacagagtcgcGAGGGGAGACGAAACCTGGCTCGGCTCGAGCGGCTGCGGAGCCGCGCGCCATTCAAGTTTCCTGCGATGAGGAAGACTTGCTCTGCGCTCAAGTCAATGCTTTGACGCAGCTGGTTCTCTTCTGCGCACAAGTCGAAACGCCGTTTGCCGCGCTCGCAACCGCAAgccagcgacgcagagaatcGCATgtggggagacagagagccagcgaactgcggagacagagagaagagacgcaagTGAAGCGACAGGGAGAAGTCCGCGCGACAAGACAGCGGGGCATCGACCTGGGCAGACGGGAGCGAGAAGACTTCCTCTTCGACAGCGACTCGCACTCGGAGAAAAGTCTGTGCGTACCTCGAGCACGAGGGCAGACACTCAAcgcagaggacgagggaAAGCGActggtgcatgcaggcgcctggagcgacgaggagacaccgcagtCTTCAAGAGAGCCGAGCCCTCTGAGGACGCAGAACGACGGGACCCGAGAgcggcggaggcgagagcagacGCGACCGGAAGTGAAGCATGCTTCTCCGTCACCGTCTTCTTTGTCAAAAGCCGAagcggacgaagaggaggacgaagatgTAGAAGAAAGTGCAGAAAGTCTGAtttggagagaagagctaCGCGCCGGCTTTGCCCGAGAGGCCGCGAGGTTCGCGACTCTGGCTCAAGAGCTGAAAGATCGTCTCGTCGGACTTGTGACGGCAGACGCCGTGCACCGCATCCGATCCCA gccGTTCATACcttccttgcctctctctgcggtcTTCGCTGCACtcttgtcgccttcgcgAGAGGACGGGgctccgtcgcttctctcggcgTCACTGCGCCTCCTGCCCCAGTGTCGAGTCGCAGTTTGGGAGGCCTCGATGGCGCGCGTAGGCGAGGAGCTCGTCCACGCCGTCCTCCACACCCGCCTCGTTCCTCCCCAGTTTTCGCTTGGCTCTCTCTGGCCCGTCACCCGAGCAGAGAGCCCCCAAAG TGATCTCTCTGAGGTCCTTTTCGCCTCGTCGGCGCAGACACGTCGCTTCTCCCGGACTCTtgcgcgtttcgtctccacgGCTTgggttcttcttctcgcctacTTCTCGgcgcctgtcgccttcgaCGTCTCTGGTTCCGTAGCCTCTTCAGCTGTCTCGGCTCGAGCAGGaacgagcagaagaagcgcgtcCGCCTTGGCGTTTCGTcgcagtgtctcctttctgcgaaGTCTCGAGGCCTTCCTTCGCGCCCCACCAGACGCGGTTGCCGCCCACCTTTCGCAGATGGTCAGACAGCAGTTTCCCGGCCTCGGCTTTGCTCTCCTCACACGAAAGGAAGTCCGAAACAACCGAGAAAACGAGCTCCTTCCCGCGCATGTGTGTGTCCACCACGCCCCAAGAACGTCGACGACGCGGCCCTCTGTGGCGCCGGACAAGCGCTCTTCTCGGCACGGAAGCGAGGCCAGTGTTGAGGCTCCTCGGGCGCCACCGCGCGCCCGCGAAACTGTTTTCTCGCAGGGCCAGACGGAGGGACGAGGCGCTTGGGGATGCGGAGACTGTGGAGGGGACATTGAAGGTGGGGGGAGGCGTAGGGGGttgaggaaagagagagcggcgTGGACTTGGAAGTCTTCTCTTCGACCTGCCCAAAAGAGggtcgctgaagaagagcagattgctgcagaagaaagggcCGCTGGATGCGTAGAGACCCTTCTTCGGTGCGGTGTAAATGCAGAGAAATTTGCAGCTAATCTGTTGCGTTTGCGGCCAGATCTGCGGCAGgcaacgagggagaaggctcTCGCTGAAATCTGTGAAAAACTGTCACGGAGTCGCCGCCAGGCCGCCCACGCAGTCGCGAAGGCCCGACAGGCGCGCAGAGACGCGTCGGGCGCCCCGGGGTGGGGCCCGTTGGCCAAGGAGACACCTTTGGGCGAGGAAACCTCTCCTTGGGACCAGCGAGCAGAGCAGGCCAAGCCGGACACAGAACAAGAAAGGGCAGTCCTCGCGAGGGGGAACCTGGGAGGACAGCGAAGGGAGAACAATGCGCGGGTCCAGCTGGCGGTCGCAGGCGCACCGGCGAGAGGCGGTGGGTGGGGCCCAGGCAAGAAGACGTTTGCGGAGACACTGAAGGAGTCcggaaagacgaggaaagagacaaagccaaagagagcgacagaggtgGACAGAAGTCGGCAGGTCGGGATGAAAGCGAGGAcggcgcgagaagacagGCAATCGAAGAGAGACCCACAGCGTGCAGAGGACAAGAAGATTCAGACGTCAAAGTGTCCGAGTCTCACAGAAAACGAATcgagtggagaaggcgacagaggctTACCACATGGGGTTTTGAAGAAAGGTAACGCAGAGATGAGGCTCCATAGCCCTCATTTTCTCAGGAACGGAGACCCCCCGAAAAGTTCCTTTTCATTCGACGTCTCCGCTTCTGTGGGTGTCCATCtgtcgaaggagacactccCGCACGGGTGGCCTGGCAAGGATGTTTCTTCGCGtacttctccttctctctctctggattctgtctctccttgttctctctctctggattctgtctctccccacCTTGCATCCGTCTCCACTGCAGCtgctttgccttctctgctctcgacgacgtctctgtctctcgcctcagAGATCAGCGGACGCCGTGTTCGTGAGGGAAATTCGACGTTTTTCGGTGAAAACGTCAcagccttctcttctgccccctcgtcttgttctttctctcctccgtcttcctcctctgcgtcgtcctcttcttcctctcttttctctgcgtcctcacCCGTTTCGACAGTTCCTTCGATGCGTCCCGAAAAGGCCCGCAGTCCGGCGCTTGTGTTGGGCTCCTGCGGCGGAGGCGCAGGTCCAGTGGAGAcccagcgaggaagagacatgcCGGGAGAGGGCGGAGATCTCCGCGGCCTTCCGTCAGAGAATGTTTCTTTCCGAGAAGCTCGCGAAGCAAGTGCAGGCGCCAGGGAAGATgcgaaacgcggagaaaggcgaggcgaaAGAGTCGAAGCTGGCCTTCACCAGGAACCTCCCCACATGCAGtcggaaggggagagagagcagtgTGTTCCGGTGGCTCTCGCTTGTCTTACACCcaacacagagaaaatgGTCTCCGAGAAGTCTTCTTGCGTtggctcgtcttctctcagtctcgccctgctgccgctctctgacgtctctccgtcctctccgGATGTGCCGGTCGGTCAGACGACCGCCGAAGGCGCCGCCGTCGCggatttctcttcttccttgcccTTTTCTTGCAAGACCGGAGAAACGGAACAAATTTTCCACttcaggagaagcagcggtgACGGgtcagaggaaaaagaattCGGGCACCTTCTCAATGGATGCCGACAGGCGGCTCCTGGAGAAagacgtctctctgctttttcaaCGAAAGGCAACTGGCGTTCCTTCAcccgagaagaaggaggcgaagaagctcgcgaggatggagaagaaggcgaaggcgagcgaggggaaggaaaacgagaagaagggagacctTGGTCAGCATCTTCGactcttccgcttctcgctgcggttgctcgagggagaagggaacTTTGGGGGGACAAAAAGTCGGGGCTTTCTGTTTGCTGTTCAGACAGCGTAGAGAGCCGCACAGCCTCTGAGAGCGAAGACAGGAAGCGCGGcgcagaggcgcagagagtgagagaggcCGCTTGCATGCGACTGCGTGCAGAGAGgctggagttttttccaaagaagaagcagccgTCACAGGGCAAGGTCGGTGAGGACAAGAGGTGGGTAACCTGCCCCCAGAGGCGCAGCGACAGGCGACGTCCAGCGAGGCGTCGAGGGCCGGTCCCCCCGCGCAAGAGGACGTCCCAAGAAATAAACGATAAAGTATCTTCTTCTTGGGGCAGAGCCGGGAGACGAGACTCGGATCCGCCAGACACCAGGAGCGAGCAGACTGTCTCAGGGTTTGTGTGGCAGCAGGGGTACCTGCCTCCAGGAACGTCTCGTTATTTCCCGGAGCTCTTTACAGAGTTCTTCTgcagagggcagagagaaggtcgAACGTCGTTCGAGCATGCGCTCGCGCGCTTCCTCACCGAGTTGCCTGTCGAGACCGAGGAGCGGCGGTCGGGAGACGCATGTGTAGAGGCGGCGGGGAGCTCCCGCGAGTCAGGAGAATCTTTCACAAGCTTctcgcagaaggcgaagacgcaggaacTGAACTTCAGGCAAGAGGCGAAGCAAGACAGGGACTGttcgacggagaagaacgagaggcaTGGTGTAACGGAGAGGGAAAAAACGAACCTCGTGCGGGTGTGGTGGCGCCTGGAGGGGCAGTTGCTTCGAATCGCGGCGTCGCCCGCGGAAATCTTCTCCGAGGCCGTCCTCCTCGTCGGAGACTTCTGTTGTGTCGTCGAAGAcggcgagcgagaagaagcgcgagacggAGCGAAGAGGTGTCTCGGCTGTGGGGTCTTCCGCGAGCAAAGGGGAGACGGTCTGGGACGCGAAGGAGGGGGCGACGGCCAGCGAGGAGTctgtggagagacgagaagagaacggagcagagagatcagagagagcagagagagcagagagaaaaccgaaGACGAGACGGAAGGCAAGAGCGAAGCAGATGTTCCGGATGAAAGCAAGACAATGTGGCATGACCTCGACTACGAGTGGATTGACGCCGAAGACGCGCTCCGAGACACTCCAGGGTATCGCCTGACTTTG ACCTTCTGGGACGGCGTCCGCGCGCCACTCCacattttcttttcgtctccgcgTCGTCGGCGCCTCTGGGCTCGAACGCTGCGAGCCGCCATAGCGAGAGCCTCTCTGCGTGTCATACAGCAAGCCCCTCCTGGAGACgacttctgtgtttcttctcgttcatcttctttctcctctccttcttcgtccttctcctctccttcttcgtccttcttctctgcttctccttctcttgccttctctgaCTTGCCTCGACGTTCCTCTGTGTCCTCCGCTTCCCCGAGTCCTCCCTCGTCTGCATGTCTGGCGTCTGGAGTTTCTGTGCGAGATCgcaggaagcgaaacgcTGGACTCTTTTTCGAGCGTACGGACGCGCCAGGCAGACACACgacttcgtcctctcttttcagatctcctctttcgccttcttctcgttccgaCCCCTGCGTCCTCGTCTACTCAGAACACCCAAACGCGCCTCACAGCGGGACGACTGTGTATTTCCCCtctcctttcgttttctcgccgttctctgattcctctcgctcttcaagCGCGCGGTCTGCGTCCGGCTGCTCCCCGTCGTCGCCAGAGAGTCGCGTCTTTCCGGCCGAGGGGAAACCGACACTCTGGAAAGgcgctccttctctcgcgtctggcCCAGACGCCTCCAGAGGCGGTGCGGTCTCCGAAGCCCTGAGCCGATTCCGAGAGCTTTTGGGCCTCTCGCCCCTCGCCCCACAAGACGCGAAGGCCGTGCCTTGTGAGGCGCCGGAGCCGCCATCTGCGTCTCCACAGAaaacgcgcttcttctctttgttctctcaAAAGGCTAGAGACAAACACAGACGACAGAGGGTGGAGCGAACCGCGAGTCGTGGTGATGTCGAGGCTGGGGATCCGCGGCCTCGCCGttggggagaaggaaacgagcagcgagaagaacaagggGGAGGGTGTACGGAGAATGGGCGAACGCAACCTACGCCtggagcgacagagaccgggagggagagaggccaCAGAGGAAGGCCTCAGCGCTCATGCAAAGAAATCCCTTTGCCCGCAAGGAATGAAAAAAATGGAGGGACTCTGCTGGTGGCTGTGAGTCACAGCGAGGCGTCTCGTTTCAGTCCAGTAGAAATCGTCGGGAGCGCGTCTGAACGAGATTGGTGCTTCCCCGAAgacgtttgtctctctgatcgggtggcgcatgcaccggGCAATAtcctgtcgtctctgtcgcctcctttctcgaaTTTCCTGGGTCTTTTTGGCGGATCTTTTTGA
- a CDS encoding hypothetical protein (encoded by transcript TGME49_294750) — MATARLAAGGSTALPSFWSTSPFLPAGSSVQFFRRTNRFVSPRISCLGQVAPVRHDLNTVPLHHQRSRMGLSVSLRSFSASASSTWETSRAPPSTEGDSLSPPPASPASPVSSSRLSSSSSTSSSSSSASSSSSASASPPSAGDPAFPAERLHSLFARADVLAHLLHSRLALPLLYPLNSGGALTNPLNSAASPDSPAALNSIATSRWKREEVMSALATVTPLVLAATSVSRFLKTAHALSYFAGPACAAASGPRDRRRREAGGERRQGQALGRSRVHFLRPQLWRVLKPGEERTTKHLKWR; from the coding sequence ATGGCGACTGCCAGGCTCGCAGCGGGCGGCAGCACAGCTTTGCCGTCTTTCTGGTCCACATCTCCATTTCTCCCTGCAGGCTCATCTGTCCAGTTTTTCAGGCGAACGAACCggttcgtttctcctcggaTATCGTGTCTAGGGCAGGTTGCGCCTGTCCGACATGATCTAAACACTGTGCCGTTGCACCATCAAAGAAGCCGAAtgggtctctctgtctctctccggtccttctctgcgtctgcgtcttcaaCGTGGGAGACCTCTCGAGCTCCCCCCTCGACTGAGGgcgactctctctcccctcctcccgcctctcccgcctctcccgtctcttcttcccgtttgtcttcttcctcctcgacgtcgtcttcctcttcttctgcttcgtcctcttcttctgcctcggcgtctccgccttctgcGGGGGATCCGGCGTTTCCTGCAGAGCGTCTTCACTCGTTGTTTGCGAGAGCAGATGTCCTGGCGCATCTGCTGCACTCTCGGCTCGCGCTGCCTCTGCTGTATCCGCTGAACAGTGGGGGAGCTCTGACGAATCCCCTGAactctgccgcctctccagaCTCGCCAGCGGCGCTGAACTCCATCGCCACAAGcaggtggaagagagaagaagtgatGAGTGCCCTAGCCACAGTGACGCCCCTCGTTCTCGCGGCCACGAGCGTCAGCCGATTTCTCAAgaccgcgcatgcactctccTACTTCGCTGGACCTGCCTGTGCCGCAGCTTCAGGCccaagagacagacggagacgggaagccggaggcgagagacgccagGGACAGGCTCTCGGCCGCTCCAGAGTCCACTTTCTCCGTCCGCAGCTCTGGCGGGTGCTGAAgcctggagaggaaaggacaaCCAAACATCTGAAGTGGCGATAA